Genomic DNA from Salinibacterium sp. NK8237:
GGGCGCCGAAGCATCCGGTCTGGTACTACAACATCGTCGCTCAGCCGCACGTTGAGCTGCACGATGTGGGGGTCAAGGGCGACTTTATGGCCCGCGAGGTAACCGGTGACGAGAAGGCTCTCTGGTGGGAGCGTTCGGTCGCTGCCTACCCCGATTATGCGGACTACCAGGCCAAGACCGAGCGCGAGATTCCGGTCTTCGTGTTGGAGCCGATCAGCGCCTAAGTGCGCCGTCGGGACCGAGCGAACGGTCGGGTCACAGCGCCCGGCCGATCATAAGTCCGAGCGCTGCCACCATCACGGCGACAGCAAGCATGCCGAAGGAGTTCGCAATCGCGAGCCACACCCGGTTTTCTTGCAAGAGCCGCACAGTCTGAAAGCTTGTCGTGCTGAAGGCCGTAAAGCCGCCGACCATCCCGACTCCGGCATACAGGCCGAGTTCTACGGGCACAAAGTGACCGGCGGTCATCCCGGTGATCAGGCCGAACAGGAATGATCCGGTGATGTTGATAATCGACATCGCTACCGGATAGTTGGTGCGGATGCGGCGGTGCACGAACGCGTTCACAGCCAGTCGCAGAGCGGCGCCGAGCCCGCCCGCGACGGTGATGAAGAGCGCCCCGATGATCATCGGACCAACCGTTCGTGTTGGCGCACGATGCGGAACCAGCTCTTCGACGTAAAGACGCCAAGCCATACCGCTCCCGCTCCGGCGATGAGGGTCGCGCTGCCGTAGGCAACAGCGAGCAGCACGTGG
This window encodes:
- a CDS encoding CrcB family protein; this translates as MIIGALFITVAGGLGAALRLAVNAFVHRRIRTNYPVAMSIINITGSFLFGLITGMTAGHFVPVELGLYAGVGMVGGFTAFSTTSFQTVRLLQENRVWLAIANSFGMLAVAVMVAALGLMIGRAL
- a CDS encoding nitroreductase family deazaflavin-dependent oxidoreductase: MPLTGEYEPSTSEWARNQADVFENSNGHEGNLMRGMPIIVLTTVGAKSGKLRKTALMRVEHDGNYAVVASLGGAPKHPVWYYNIVAQPHVELHDVGVKGDFMAREVTGDEKALWWERSVAAYPDYADYQAKTEREIPVFVLEPISA